The following proteins are co-located in the Escherichia fergusonii ATCC 35469 genome:
- a CDS encoding serine dehydratase subunit alpha family protein encodes MCETSLNPLWQSFILAVQEEVKPALGCTEPISLALAAATAAFHLPGKPDRIDAWVSPNLMKNGMGVTVPGTGMVGLPVAAALGALGGDPDAGLEVLKRATAADISAAKEMLTAGKVTVKIEQPCDEILFARAKVSRGEAWACVTIVGGHSNIVSIETDKGVIFSQPPVEQGEVQESPLKVLATASLEQIYDFINAVPFDSIRFILDAAKLNGALSQEGLSGNWGLHIGATLERQCAKGLMTKDLASSIVIRTSAASDARMGGATLPAMSNSGSGNQGIAATLPVMVVAEHVGADEVRLARALMLSHLSAIYIHNQLPRLSALCAATTAAMGAAAGMAWLVDGRFSTIAMAISSMIGDVSGMICDGASNSCAMKVSTSASSAWKAVLMALDNTAVTGNEGIVAHDVEQSIANLCALASHAMQHTDRQIIEIMAHKAR; translated from the coding sequence ATGTGTGAGACATCATTAAACCCGTTATGGCAGAGTTTTATCCTCGCTGTGCAGGAAGAAGTTAAACCAGCTTTAGGCTGTACAGAGCCGATTTCATTGGCGCTGGCAGCTGCGACAGCGGCTTTCCATCTGCCTGGTAAGCCGGATCGTATTGACGCCTGGGTTTCGCCTAATCTGATGAAAAATGGGATGGGGGTAACGGTGCCCGGCACCGGAATGGTGGGCTTACCTGTTGCGGCGGCTTTAGGCGCGCTGGGGGGCGATCCTGACGCCGGGCTGGAAGTGCTTAAACGTGCCACGGCAGCAGATATTAGCGCAGCAAAAGAGATGCTCACTGCGGGCAAAGTGACGGTGAAAATAGAGCAACCGTGTGACGAAATCCTTTTTGCACGCGCAAAAGTTAGCCGTGGTGAGGCGTGGGCATGTGTCACCATAGTCGGCGGGCACAGCAATATTGTGAGTATCGAAACAGATAAAGGCGTGATATTTAGCCAGCCCCCTGTAGAGCAGGGGGAAGTACAGGAATCGCCCCTGAAAGTACTGGCAACCGCTTCTCTGGAGCAAATCTATGACTTTATCAACGCCGTTCCGTTTGATTCTATTCGTTTTATTCTTGATGCCGCAAAACTCAATGGTGCACTTTCTCAGGAAGGGTTAAGTGGTAATTGGGGCTTACATATTGGCGCAACGCTGGAAAGACAGTGTGCAAAAGGTTTGATGACGAAAGATCTCGCCAGCTCGATTGTCATTCGTACCAGTGCGGCTTCGGATGCGCGAATGGGGGGAGCCACGCTTCCGGCAATGAGTAATTCCGGTTCTGGTAACCAGGGCATTGCCGCCACGCTGCCAGTGATGGTGGTGGCTGAACATGTGGGCGCTGATGAAGTGCGGCTTGCCAGGGCACTGATGTTGTCTCATCTGAGTGCCATCTATATCCATAATCAGCTACCACGGCTTTCGGCGTTATGTGCAGCAACGACCGCAGCGATGGGGGCTGCCGCAGGAATGGCGTGGCTGGTTGATGGACGTTTTAGCACCATTGCGATGGCAATCAGCAGTATGATTGGTGATGTCAGTGGAATGATTTGTGATGGCGCTTCAAACAGTTGCGCGATGAAGGTGTCAACAAGCGCATCGTCAGCGTGGAAAGCCGTATTGATGGCCCTGGATAATACAGCAGTAACCGGTAATGAAGGGATTGTGGCGCATGATGTCGAGCAATCTATTGCCAACCTGTGCGCACTCGCCAGTCATGCAATGCAACATACAGACCGGCAGATAATTGAAATTATGGCGCATAAGGCACGTTAA
- a CDS encoding double-cubane-cluster-containing anaerobic reductase: MSLITDLPAIFNQFSEARQKGFLTVMELKERGIPLVGTYCTFMPQEIPMAAGAVVVSLCSTSDETIEEAEKDLPRNLCPLIKSSYGFGKTDKCPYFYFSDLVVGETTCDGKKKMYEYMAEFKPVHVMQLPNSVQDQASRALWKAEMRRLQEVIETRFGKTISEEALREAIALKNRERRALADFYHLGQLNPPALSGSDILKVVYGATFRFDKEVLISELEAMTARIRQQWESGERLDPRPRILITGCPIGGAAEKVVRAIEENGGWVVGYENCTGAKATEQCVAETGDVYDALTDKYLAIGCSCISPNEQRLKLLSQMVEEYQVDGVVDVILQACHTYAVESLAIKHHVRQQHNIPYIAIETDYSTADIGQLSTRVAAFIEML; the protein is encoded by the coding sequence ATGTCACTTATTACCGATCTACCCGCCATTTTTAATCAGTTCTCTGAAGCTCGCCAGAAAGGTTTTCTCACCGTTATGGAGCTTAAAGAACGGGGAATCCCCCTCGTAGGAACATACTGCACCTTTATGCCTCAGGAGATCCCGATGGCTGCCGGGGCGGTTGTGGTCTCATTGTGTTCCACCTCTGACGAAACTATCGAAGAAGCAGAAAAAGATTTACCACGTAATCTCTGCCCACTTATCAAAAGCAGTTACGGGTTTGGCAAAACCGATAAATGCCCCTATTTCTATTTTTCTGACCTGGTAGTAGGTGAAACAACCTGTGATGGAAAAAAGAAAATGTATGAATACATGGCGGAATTTAAGCCCGTCCATGTAATGCAACTGCCGAACAGTGTGCAGGATCAAGCCTCCCGCGCGCTGTGGAAAGCTGAAATGCGGCGTTTGCAGGAAGTCATAGAAACGCGTTTTGGTAAGACGATCAGCGAAGAGGCTCTGCGGGAAGCGATAGCACTTAAAAACCGCGAACGCCGGGCACTGGCAGACTTTTATCATCTTGGTCAATTAAATCCGCCTGCACTCAGCGGCAGCGACATCCTGAAAGTGGTGTACGGTGCCACTTTCCGTTTCGATAAAGAAGTGCTGATCAGTGAGCTTGAGGCGATGACAGCTCGTATTCGCCAACAATGGGAATCTGGCGAACGGCTGGATCCTCGTCCCCGTATTTTGATCACCGGCTGCCCGATTGGCGGTGCGGCAGAAAAAGTTGTACGGGCGATAGAAGAGAATGGCGGTTGGGTGGTCGGTTATGAAAACTGTACCGGGGCGAAAGCTACCGAACAGTGTGTCGCTGAAACAGGCGATGTTTATGATGCATTGACCGATAAATATCTGGCAATTGGTTGTTCCTGTATTTCACCTAATGAACAACGGCTTAAACTTCTTAGTCAAATGGTAGAAGAGTACCAGGTCGATGGCGTGGTGGATGTCATTTTGCAGGCATGTCATACCTATGCGGTGGAATCGCTGGCTATTAAGCACCACGTTCGCCAGCAGCACAACATTCCTTATATCGCCATTGAAACGGACTACTCCACTGCGGATATCGGGCAACTGAGCACACGTGTGGCTGCGTTTATTGAAATGTTGTAA
- the tdcB gene encoding bifunctional threonine ammonia-lyase/L-serine ammonia-lyase TdcB: MHITYDLPVTIKDIIEAKHRLAGRVYKTGMPRSNYFSECCKGDIFLKFENMQRTGSFKIRGAFNKLCSLTDAEKSKGVVACSAGNHAQGVSLSCAMLGIDSKVVMPKAAPKSKVAATRDYSAQVILHGDNFNETIAKVSEIVEMEGRIFIPPYDDPKVIAGQGTIGLEILEDLYDVDNIIVPIGGGGLISGIALAIKSINPTIKVIGVQAQNVHGMAASFFAGNITTHRTGSTLADGCDVSRPGQITYEIVRQLVDNIVLVSEDEIRNSIIALIQRNKVVTEGAGALACAALLSGKLDSDIQNRKTVSIISGGNIDLSRISQIIDFVDA; this comes from the coding sequence ATGCATATAACATATGATCTTCCGGTGACGATTAAAGACATTATTGAGGCAAAGCACCGTCTGGCAGGGCGAGTTTATAAAACCGGGATGCCTCGCTCTAACTATTTTAGTGAATGTTGCAAGGGAGATATTTTTCTTAAGTTTGAAAATATGCAACGCACAGGGTCGTTTAAAATTCGTGGCGCATTCAATAAACTTTGTTCGCTCACGGATGCAGAAAAAAGTAAAGGCGTTGTCGCCTGCTCTGCCGGGAATCATGCACAGGGCGTCTCTCTCTCATGTGCAATGTTAGGTATTGATAGCAAAGTCGTGATGCCAAAAGCAGCACCAAAGTCAAAGGTGGCAGCTACCAGGGATTATTCTGCACAGGTTATCCTGCATGGCGATAACTTCAATGAAACCATTGCCAAAGTTAGTGAAATTGTTGAAATGGAGGGCCGTATATTTATTCCTCCTTATGATGATCCGAAAGTGATTGCAGGTCAGGGAACAATTGGTCTGGAGATTTTAGAAGATCTCTATGATGTAGATAATATTATTGTACCTATCGGTGGTGGTGGGTTAATTTCCGGCATCGCCCTTGCGATTAAATCAATTAACCCGACGATTAAAGTCATTGGCGTGCAAGCTCAAAATGTTCACGGCATGGCGGCGTCATTTTTTGCCGGAAATATAACCACTCACCGAACAGGCAGCACCCTGGCGGACGGTTGTGATGTTTCTCGCCCAGGTCAAATAACCTATGAAATTGTTCGCCAACTTGTCGATAATATTGTCCTGGTGAGTGAGGATGAGATCCGTAACAGTATTATTGCCTTAATTCAGCGTAATAAAGTTGTCACCGAAGGTGCTGGAGCATTAGCCTGTGCGGCATTATTAAGCGGTAAACTCGATAGTGATATCCAGAACAGAAAAACCGTCAGCATCATTTCTGGTGGCAATATCGATCTTTCCCGCATTTCTCAAATAATCGATTTTGTTGACGCTTAA
- a CDS encoding DUF3343 domain-containing protein, which yields MRECLFLFHSTPGVIKTRKALQAAGVPFRVADIPRDLRGGCGLCIWLSCNPGEELQWVIPGFTESIYCQQDDSWHCIASWPATT from the coding sequence ATGAGAGAGTGTTTGTTTCTGTTTCATTCAACACCAGGGGTGATTAAAACCCGCAAAGCATTACAGGCTGCGGGAGTCCCTTTTCGTGTTGCCGATATTCCCCGTGATTTGCGTGGCGGTTGCGGGCTGTGTATCTGGTTGAGCTGTAATCCAGGGGAAGAACTGCAATGGGTAATACCCGGTTTTACCGAATCCATCTACTGCCAACAGGATGATAGCTGGCACTGTATTGCCTCGTGGCCTGCCACGACCTGA
- the yjiL gene encoding putative 2-hydroxyacyl-CoA dehydratase activator YjiL (YjiL, as found in Escherichia coli, is a homolog of the activator ATPases of enzymes such as lactoyl-CoA dehydratase, (R)-phenyllactate dehydratase, and 2-hydroxyisocaproyl-CoA dehydratase. The typical substrate of those enzymes is acyl-CoA with an OH at the beta-position. YjiL is the putative activator for the cognate protein YjiM, a putative 2-hydroxyacyl-CoA dehydratase with unknown specificity, encoded by the adjacent gene.): protein MTYSIGIDSGSTATKGILLADGVIMRRFLCPTPFRPAAAIIEAWDTLRAGLASTPFLTLTGYGRQLVDFADKQVTEISCHGLGARFLAPKTRAVIDIGGQDSKVIQLDDEGNLSDFLMNDKCAAGTGRFLEVISRTLGTSVEQLDSITKDVQPHAISSMCTVFAESEVISLRSAGVAPENILAGVINAMARRSANFIGRLSCEAPLLFTGGVSHCHTFAHMLESHLAMPVHTHPDAQFAGAIGAALVGQRQRTRR from the coding sequence GTGACGTATTCAATAGGGATTGATTCTGGTTCCACCGCCACCAAGGGGATCTTACTGGCAGACGGCGTGATTATGCGCCGTTTTCTCTGCCCGACACCGTTTCGCCCGGCCGCTGCGATTATTGAAGCATGGGATACACTGCGTGCCGGGCTGGCGAGCACACCTTTTCTGACACTGACAGGTTATGGGCGGCAATTAGTTGATTTTGCAGATAAACAAGTGACAGAAATCTCTTGTCACGGACTGGGGGCGCGTTTTCTTGCACCAAAGACGCGTGCAGTGATAGACATTGGCGGGCAGGACAGCAAAGTTATCCAACTGGATGACGAAGGCAACCTGAGCGACTTCCTGATGAACGACAAATGTGCGGCAGGCACCGGGCGTTTTTTGGAAGTCATTTCTCGGACACTGGGCACCAGCGTCGAGCAACTCGACAGCATCACCAAAGACGTACAACCGCACGCGATCAGTAGCATGTGTACGGTATTTGCTGAATCTGAAGTGATCAGTTTACGTTCGGCTGGCGTGGCCCCCGAAAACATTCTCGCAGGCGTGATCAATGCAATGGCGCGCCGCAGTGCAAATTTTATTGGTCGTCTTTCGTGTGAAGCGCCGTTGCTGTTCACTGGTGGTGTCAGCCATTGCCACACCTTTGCCCACATGCTGGAAAGTCACCTGGCAATGCCTGTGCATACGCATCCCGACGCACAATTTGCGGGTGCAATCGGTGCAGCCCTGGTAGGTCAACGGCAGAGAACACGCCGATGA
- the tdcC gene encoding threonine/serine transporter TdcC, translated as MSSTDNIVSGKAQHSYWRKSDTTWTLGLFGTAIGAGVLFFPIRAGFGGLIPILVMLVLAYPIAFYCHRALARLCLSGANPSGNITETVEEHFGKTGGVVITFLYFFAICPLLWIYGVTITNTFMTFWENQLHLPALNRGFVALFLLLLMAVIIWFGRDLMVKVMSFLVWPFIASLVLISLSLIPYWNSAVIDQVDLSALSLTGHDGILVTVWLGISIMVFSFNFSPIVSSFVVFKREEYEKKFGRDFTERKCSKIISRASILMVAVVMFFAFSCLFALSPQNMAEAKAQNIPVLSYLANHFSSMSGSQSSFALTLEYAASIIALVAIFKSFFGHYLGTLEGLNRLIIKFAYKGDKSKISMSKLNTLSMVFIMGSTWLVAYVNPNILDLIEAMGAPIIASLLCLLPMYAIHKVPSLAKYRGRIDNVFVTAIGLLTISNIVYKVF; from the coding sequence ATGAGTTCGACTGATAACATAGTCTCTGGCAAGGCACAACATTCTTACTGGCGTAAGTCAGATACTACCTGGACACTGGGATTGTTCGGTACAGCTATTGGTGCTGGTGTGTTGTTCTTTCCTATTCGGGCAGGTTTTGGCGGCTTGATCCCTATTTTAGTGATGTTGGTACTGGCGTATCCCATTGCTTTTTATTGCCATCGGGCGCTGGCGCGTTTGTGCCTCTCAGGTGCTAATCCTTCCGGTAACATTACCGAAACGGTAGAAGAACACTTCGGAAAGACGGGGGGCGTGGTGATCACTTTCCTCTACTTTTTTGCTATCTGCCCGCTGTTGTGGATTTATGGGGTCACGATTACCAATACGTTTATGACCTTCTGGGAAAACCAACTGCATCTGCCCGCGCTTAACCGCGGTTTTGTCGCGCTGTTCTTATTGTTGCTAATGGCGGTCATCATCTGGTTTGGTAGGGATCTGATGGTGAAGGTGATGAGTTTTCTGGTGTGGCCGTTTATTGCCTCTTTAGTGTTAATTTCTCTTTCATTGATTCCCTACTGGAACTCCGCCGTTATCGATCAGGTGGATCTCAGTGCACTGTCGCTTACTGGACATGACGGTATTCTGGTAACCGTATGGCTGGGAATTTCTATTATGGTGTTCTCCTTTAACTTCTCGCCGATTGTCTCTTCTTTTGTCGTATTTAAACGTGAAGAGTATGAAAAGAAGTTTGGACGCGACTTTACCGAACGTAAATGTTCCAAAATTATCTCCCGCGCCAGTATATTGATGGTCGCAGTAGTGATGTTCTTCGCCTTTAGTTGCTTGTTTGCTCTTTCTCCACAAAATATGGCAGAGGCCAAAGCACAAAATATTCCTGTGCTTTCTTATCTGGCAAATCACTTTTCTTCGATGTCAGGTTCGCAGTCAAGTTTTGCTCTGACGCTGGAATATGCCGCCTCTATTATTGCTCTGGTTGCTATTTTTAAATCCTTCTTTGGTCATTATCTCGGTACGCTGGAAGGGCTAAATAGGTTGATTATTAAGTTCGCGTATAAGGGCGACAAAAGTAAAATTTCGATGAGTAAATTGAATACCCTAAGTATGGTGTTCATTATGGGGTCGACCTGGCTTGTAGCCTACGTTAATCCCAATATTCTGGATTTGATTGAAGCGATGGGAGCACCAATAATCGCTTCGCTACTTTGTCTTCTGCCGATGTATGCCATTCATAAAGTTCCGTCGCTGGCGAAATATCGGGGGAGAATAGATAACGTTTTTGTTACCGCTATTGGTCTGCTGACGATTTCAAATATTGTCTACAAAGTGTTCTGA
- a CDS encoding CPCC family cysteine-rich protein, with protein MENNILISGISCKACGYFVFASKEEAFFEICPICNWQNDGKTGDQYSSCNHSTVNDYKKTDFFQKK; from the coding sequence ATGGAAAACAACATATTAATATCTGGTATAAGCTGCAAAGCTTGTGGGTATTTCGTGTTCGCCAGCAAAGAAGAGGCTTTTTTTGAGATCTGCCCCATCTGCAACTGGCAGAATGATGGCAAAACAGGCGATCAATACAGTAGCTGTAATCACTCAACAGTGAACGATTATAAAAAAACGGATTTTTTTCAAAAAAAATAG